One stretch of Variovorax sp. TBS-050B DNA includes these proteins:
- a CDS encoding leucyl aminopeptidase codes for MDFQLKTLTVARAAAEKSDVLIVLVGSAPIGAKDPLSARIASARKAGDLPDKAGKLLALYHPDEVAASRVVLAAIGDGKPESVRTGVLAAVNAAKAQGPKRVVMVFAHEADGAAVASAVAAAADASYVYTTTKSKASNGEGGRSIRQLVLGVADAAAVTQAFGEARATVSGIELAKEWGNRPGNHCTPTLLADAAKELGRLPRIKCEVLGPKDVQKLGMGSFAAVAQGSAEPLRFIVLRYQGGPKDQAPVVLVGKGITFDTGGVSLKPAAEMDEMKFDMCGAASVLGTFRALGEIQPAINVVGLVPACENMNDGRALKPGDVVTSMSGQTIEVLNTDAEGRLILCDALTYAKRYEPAAVIDIATLTGACVVALGGVRSGLFTSDDALAAALQAAGEASQDRCWRLPLDDEYAEGLKSNFADVANVAGRAGGAITAAKFLQRFAGDFAWAHLDIAGTAWKSGAAKGATGRPVGLLVNYLMARARGTSAAAPSPSKSARKTGSSAAARKARSVQ; via the coding sequence ATGGACTTTCAGCTCAAGACCCTCACCGTCGCCCGCGCCGCGGCCGAAAAATCCGACGTCCTGATCGTGCTGGTCGGCAGCGCGCCGATCGGCGCCAAGGACCCCCTCTCCGCACGGATCGCCAGCGCCCGCAAGGCCGGCGACCTGCCCGACAAGGCCGGCAAGCTGCTCGCGCTCTACCATCCCGACGAGGTCGCGGCCTCGCGCGTGGTGCTCGCGGCGATCGGCGACGGCAAGCCCGAGTCGGTGCGCACCGGCGTGCTCGCGGCGGTCAATGCAGCCAAGGCGCAGGGACCCAAGCGGGTGGTGATGGTGTTCGCCCACGAGGCCGATGGCGCCGCCGTCGCGAGCGCCGTGGCCGCCGCGGCGGATGCGAGCTACGTCTACACCACCACCAAGTCGAAGGCCTCGAACGGCGAGGGCGGCCGCAGCATCCGGCAACTGGTGCTCGGCGTGGCGGACGCGGCGGCCGTGACCCAGGCCTTCGGCGAGGCGCGCGCCACCGTGTCGGGCATCGAGCTGGCCAAGGAATGGGGCAACCGCCCCGGCAATCACTGCACGCCCACGCTGCTGGCCGACGCGGCCAAGGAACTGGGCCGGCTGCCGCGCATCAAGTGCGAGGTGCTCGGTCCGAAGGACGTGCAGAAGCTCGGCATGGGCTCCTTCGCCGCCGTTGCGCAGGGTTCGGCCGAGCCGCTGCGCTTCATCGTGCTGCGCTACCAGGGCGGCCCGAAGGACCAGGCGCCGGTGGTGCTGGTCGGCAAGGGCATCACCTTCGACACCGGCGGCGTCTCGCTCAAGCCCGCGGCCGAGATGGACGAGATGAAGTTCGACATGTGCGGTGCGGCCAGCGTGCTCGGCACCTTCCGCGCGCTGGGCGAGATCCAGCCGGCCATCAACGTGGTGGGCCTGGTGCCCGCCTGCGAGAACATGAACGACGGCCGGGCCCTCAAGCCCGGCGACGTGGTCACCAGCATGAGCGGGCAGACCATCGAAGTGCTCAACACCGACGCCGAGGGGCGCCTGATCCTCTGCGACGCGCTCACCTATGCCAAGCGCTACGAGCCGGCCGCGGTGATCGACATCGCCACGCTCACGGGCGCCTGCGTGGTCGCGCTGGGCGGCGTGCGCAGCGGCCTGTTCACGAGCGACGATGCGCTCGCCGCGGCGCTGCAGGCGGCCGGCGAGGCGTCGCAGGACCGCTGCTGGCGCCTGCCGCTCGACGACGAATACGCCGAGGGCCTGAAGAGCAATTTCGCCGACGTCGCGAACGTCGCGGGCCGCGCCGGCGGTGCGATCACCGCGGCCAAGTTCCTGCAGCGCTTCGCGGGCGACTTCGCCTGGGCGCACCTCGACATCGCGGGCACCGCGTGGAAGAGCGGGGCGGCCAAGGGCGCGACCGGCCGGCCGGTGGGCCTGCTGGTCAACTACCTCATGGCGCGCGCGCGCGGCACGTCGGCCGCGGCGCCGTCGCCCAGCAAGAGCGCGCGCAAGACCGGCAGCAGCGCCGCCGCGCGAAAGGCCCGCTCCGTCCAGTGA
- the lptF gene encoding LPS export ABC transporter permease LptF: MLFHSSLRKELSRSFGATLVVLVTIVMTMMLIRTLGLASKGSVNPSEVFLVMAYTVLGYMPTILSLSLFVAIVGTLSRMYRDSEMVIWFSSGRGLADFVQPLFRFAWPVLVLIAVMALVGWPWANSQTIGMRSQYERRSDIERVSPGEFRESSGRMRVFFIDKDTPDNATATNVFIWSIERGLQITTSARSGRIEDIGNNRYLMLSNGQRLERPLLPTSGLKISEFETYGTRAGGNTDFTADNTPARAKPTLQLLREPGNASRGELAWRVGMLFAAINFVLLALTVSSVNPRVGRSGNLLFALFAFVVYYNMLNLGQSWISAGRYGMGSFMLLLHGGVMLVALAWLGLRNNNWGRRRKTERVMAGGLPSQPQKIDPTS; the protein is encoded by the coding sequence ATGTTATTCCATTCTTCCCTACGCAAGGAGCTGTCGCGCAGCTTCGGAGCGACCCTCGTGGTCCTGGTCACCATCGTGATGACCATGATGCTCATCCGCACGCTCGGGCTGGCCTCCAAGGGCAGCGTGAACCCGTCGGAAGTGTTCCTGGTGATGGCGTACACGGTGCTCGGCTACATGCCGACCATCCTGAGCCTGAGCCTGTTCGTGGCGATCGTCGGCACGCTCTCGCGCATGTACCGCGACAGCGAGATGGTGATCTGGTTCTCCAGCGGCCGCGGCCTGGCCGACTTCGTCCAGCCCCTGTTCCGCTTCGCCTGGCCGGTGCTGGTGCTGATCGCGGTCATGGCGCTGGTGGGCTGGCCCTGGGCCAATTCGCAGACCATCGGCATGCGCAGCCAGTACGAGCGGCGCAGCGACATCGAGCGCGTGTCGCCCGGTGAATTCCGCGAATCGTCCGGCCGCATGCGGGTGTTCTTCATCGACAAGGACACGCCCGACAACGCCACCGCGACCAACGTGTTCATCTGGTCCATCGAGCGCGGGCTGCAGATCACGACCTCCGCGCGCAGCGGCCGCATCGAGGACATCGGCAACAACCGCTACCTGATGCTCAGCAACGGCCAGCGGCTCGAGCGTCCGCTGCTGCCCACCTCGGGCCTGAAGATCAGCGAGTTCGAGACCTACGGCACCCGCGCCGGCGGCAACACCGACTTCACCGCCGACAACACGCCGGCACGTGCCAAGCCCACGCTGCAGCTGCTGCGCGAGCCGGGCAACGCGAGCCGGGGCGAGCTGGCCTGGCGCGTGGGCATGCTGTTTGCGGCGATCAACTTCGTGCTGCTGGCGCTCACCGTGTCGAGCGTGAATCCGCGGGTGGGCCGCAGCGGCAACCTGCTCTTCGCGCTGTTCGCCTTCGTCGTCTACTACAACATGCTCAACCTCGGGCAGAGCTGGATCAGCGCCGGGCGCTACGGCATGGGCTCGTTCATGCTGCTGCTGCACGGCGGCGTCATGCTGGTGGCGCTGGCGTGGCTGGGGCTGCGCAACAACAACTGGGGCCGGCGCCGCAAGACCGAGCGCGTGATGGCCGGCGGCCTGCCGTCCCAGCCACAGAAAATCGACCCGACCTCGTGA
- the lptG gene encoding LPS export ABC transporter permease LptG, whose amino-acid sequence MKTIRRLIYVEALKAVAFVTLGFLSLFFFFDFVDELQSIGRPESLAYGPGQALIYVTLLIPSHLYELLPIAVLIGCIFVMARLAQSSEYTILRTSGLGPWRALRTLLLLGLGFVVLTFAVGDYIAPASERTGQLLKSRYQGTYSFVGNTGAWLKEKRDNVSYAVNVLSIARDGALKNARIFEFDANGYVRKQLVASSARIEDDHWTLSDVETQEYDTRNADKARIVTTKVSQLDWPTTLTAEMVSVALLRPDRMGTIDLFDYIRHLDANGQTAQRYEIQFWRKVFYPLSCLVMVVLALPFAYLHFRQAGITTYVFGGVMIGISFFLLNNVFGYLGNLSNWSPMLTAAAPGLIYSVMSLAAFSWLVLRR is encoded by the coding sequence GTGAAAACCATCCGCCGCCTGATCTACGTCGAGGCCCTGAAAGCCGTGGCTTTCGTGACCCTCGGCTTCCTGAGCCTGTTCTTCTTCTTCGACTTCGTCGACGAGCTGCAGTCGATCGGCCGCCCCGAAAGCCTGGCCTACGGCCCCGGACAGGCGCTGATCTACGTGACGCTGCTGATCCCGAGCCATCTCTACGAACTGCTGCCGATCGCCGTGCTCATCGGCTGCATCTTCGTGATGGCGCGGCTCGCACAGAGCTCGGAATACACCATCCTGCGAACCAGCGGGCTCGGCCCCTGGCGCGCGCTGCGCACCCTGCTGCTGCTGGGCCTGGGCTTCGTCGTGCTGACCTTCGCCGTGGGCGACTACATCGCGCCCGCGTCCGAGCGCACCGGGCAGTTGCTCAAGTCGCGCTACCAGGGCACCTATTCCTTCGTGGGCAACACCGGCGCATGGCTCAAGGAGAAGCGCGACAACGTCTCCTATGCGGTCAACGTGCTGTCGATCGCGCGCGACGGCGCGCTCAAGAACGCGCGCATCTTCGAGTTCGACGCCAACGGCTACGTGCGCAAGCAGCTCGTGGCGTCCTCGGCGCGCATCGAGGACGACCACTGGACGCTGTCGGACGTCGAGACGCAGGAGTACGACACCCGCAACGCCGACAAGGCGCGCATCGTGACCACCAAGGTGTCGCAGCTCGACTGGCCCACCACGCTCACGGCCGAAATGGTGTCGGTGGCGCTGCTGCGGCCCGACCGCATGGGCACCATCGACCTGTTCGACTACATCCGCCACCTCGACGCCAACGGCCAGACCGCGCAGCGCTACGAGATCCAGTTCTGGCGCAAGGTCTTCTATCCGCTCTCGTGCCTGGTGATGGTGGTGCTCGCCCTGCCCTTCGCCTACCTGCACTTCCGCCAGGCCGGCATCACTACCTACGTGTTCGGCGGCGTGATGATCGGCATCAGCTTCTTCCTGCTGAACAACGTGTTCGGCTACCTCGGCAACCTGAGCAACTGGTCGCCGATGCTCACGGCGGCGGCGCCGGGGCTCATCTATTCGGTGATGTCGCTGGCCGCGTTCAGCTGGCTGGTGCTTCGAAGGTAG
- a CDS encoding CbiX/SirB N-terminal domain-containing protein, protein MATTHNARGIVLLAHGSRDARWREPIEAVAARVTALDPQARVTCAYMELAAPDLRTAAGALVASGARRLRIVPLFLGMGKHAREDLPLQVEALQQAWPDVDFELADIVGESPELVDLLARIASKP, encoded by the coding sequence GTGGCCACCACGCACAACGCCAGGGGCATCGTGCTGCTCGCGCACGGCTCGCGCGACGCGCGCTGGCGCGAGCCGATCGAGGCGGTGGCCGCGCGCGTCACGGCGCTCGATCCGCAGGCCCGCGTGACCTGCGCCTACATGGAGCTCGCCGCGCCCGACCTGCGCACCGCGGCCGGCGCACTCGTCGCGAGCGGCGCCCGGCGGCTGCGCATCGTGCCGCTCTTCCTCGGCATGGGCAAGCATGCGCGCGAAGACCTCCCGCTGCAGGTCGAGGCGCTGCAGCAAGCCTGGCCCGACGTGGACTTCGAACTCGCCGACATCGTCGGGGAATCGCCCGAGCTGGTCGATCTGCTCGCCAGAATTGCAAGCAAACCTTGA
- a CDS encoding CysB family HTH-type transcriptional regulator: MNLHQFKFVQEAVRRNLNLTEAAKALHTSQPGVSKAIIELEEELGVEIFARHGKRLKRITEPGQHVIASIELIMREVGNLKRIGEQFSAQDSGTLSIATTHTQARYVLPVPVAKLREAYPKVNVSLHQGSPDQVARMVIDEVAEVGIATESLSDYAELVTLPCYEWQHVLVLPKDHPLAAKERISLEDLALEPIITYHPSFTGRTRIDHAFAQKKLTPRIALEAIDSDVIKTYVRLGLGVGIVAEMAVRDESNADLVVRPMGHVFGQNIARVAFKRSAYLRNFVFKFAELLSDRLDRNLIAKALSGHQQDYEL; this comes from the coding sequence ATGAATCTGCACCAGTTCAAGTTTGTCCAGGAAGCCGTGCGCCGCAACCTGAACCTGACCGAGGCCGCCAAGGCGCTCCACACCTCGCAGCCGGGCGTCTCCAAGGCCATCATCGAACTCGAGGAAGAACTCGGCGTCGAGATCTTCGCCCGCCACGGCAAGCGCCTGAAACGGATCACCGAGCCGGGCCAGCACGTGATCGCGAGCATCGAACTGATCATGCGCGAGGTCGGCAACCTCAAGCGCATCGGCGAGCAGTTCAGCGCACAGGACAGCGGCACGCTTTCGATCGCCACCACCCACACGCAGGCGCGCTACGTGCTGCCGGTGCCGGTGGCGAAGCTGCGCGAGGCCTATCCGAAGGTCAACGTGAGCCTGCACCAAGGCTCGCCCGACCAGGTGGCGCGCATGGTGATCGACGAGGTGGCGGAGGTCGGCATCGCGACCGAGTCGCTCTCGGACTATGCCGAGCTCGTCACCCTCCCCTGCTACGAATGGCAGCACGTGCTGGTGCTGCCCAAGGACCATCCGCTGGCCGCCAAGGAGCGCATCTCGCTCGAGGACCTGGCGCTCGAACCGATCATCACCTACCACCCGTCGTTCACCGGACGCACGCGCATCGACCATGCGTTCGCGCAGAAGAAGCTCACGCCGCGCATCGCGCTCGAAGCCATCGACTCCGACGTGATCAAGACCTACGTGCGCCTGGGGCTCGGCGTGGGCATCGTGGCCGAGATGGCGGTGCGCGACGAATCGAACGCCGACCTCGTGGTGCGTCCCATGGGCCACGTGTTCGGACAGAACATCGCGCGCGTCGCCTTCAAGCGCAGCGCCTACCTGCGCAACTTCGTGTTCAAGTTCGCCGAGCTGCTGTCCGACCGCCTCGACCGCAACCTGATCGCGAAAGCCCTGAGCGGCCACCAGCAGGACTACGAGCTTTGA
- a CDS encoding pyridoxal phosphate-dependent aminotransferase, whose translation MSTVPSAVRTPAIATKLPAVGTTIFTVMSALATEKNAVNLGQGFPDFNCDPKLLEDVTAAMAAGHNQYPPMPGIPALRQAIAGKISALYGHDYSAADEITVTAGATQAIITAILAVVRPGDEVIVLEPCYDSYVPNIELAGGSVVRVPLTPGSFRPDFDRIAAALTPRTRAIIVNTPHNPSATVWTADEMRRLEELLAPTEVLVIADEVYEHMVYDGARHESVARFPGLAARSFIVSSFGKTYHVTGWKVGYVAAPAPLMAEFRKVHQFNVFTVNTPMQHALAQYMAAPAPYLELPAFYQRKRDLFAAGLAEKTRFKLLRSEGSYFQCVDISAVSDLSEAEFCLWLTREIGVAAIPLSAFYGNGFDQRVVRFCFAKKDETLRSALERLARL comes from the coding sequence ATGAGCACCGTCCCATCCGCCGTCCGCACCCCCGCGATCGCCACCAAGCTGCCCGCCGTCGGCACCACCATCTTCACCGTGATGTCGGCGCTCGCGACCGAGAAGAACGCGGTCAACCTGGGCCAGGGCTTTCCCGATTTCAACTGCGACCCGAAGCTGCTCGAGGACGTCACGGCCGCCATGGCCGCGGGCCACAACCAGTACCCGCCGATGCCCGGCATTCCCGCGCTGCGCCAGGCCATCGCCGGCAAGATCTCGGCGCTCTACGGACACGACTACAGCGCCGCCGACGAGATCACCGTCACCGCGGGCGCGACGCAGGCCATCATCACCGCCATCCTCGCGGTGGTGCGACCGGGCGACGAGGTGATCGTGCTCGAGCCCTGCTACGACAGCTACGTGCCGAACATCGAACTCGCGGGCGGCAGCGTGGTGCGCGTGCCGCTCACGCCCGGCAGCTTCCGCCCCGACTTCGACCGCATCGCCGCGGCGCTCACGCCGCGCACGCGCGCGATCATCGTCAACACGCCGCACAACCCGAGCGCCACGGTCTGGACCGCCGACGAGATGCGCCGGCTCGAGGAACTGCTCGCACCCACCGAGGTGCTGGTGATCGCCGACGAGGTCTACGAGCACATGGTGTACGACGGCGCCCGGCACGAGAGCGTGGCGCGCTTTCCGGGCCTGGCGGCGCGCAGCTTCATCGTGAGCAGCTTCGGCAAGACCTACCACGTCACCGGCTGGAAGGTCGGCTACGTCGCGGCGCCCGCGCCGCTGATGGCCGAGTTCCGCAAGGTGCACCAGTTCAACGTGTTCACCGTCAACACGCCGATGCAGCATGCGCTCGCGCAGTACATGGCCGCGCCCGCGCCCTACCTCGAGCTGCCCGCCTTCTACCAGCGCAAACGCGACCTGTTCGCAGCCGGGCTGGCCGAGAAGACCCGCTTCAAGCTGCTGCGCAGCGAAGGCAGCTACTTCCAGTGCGTGGACATCTCGGCAGTGAGCGACCTGTCGGAGGCCGAGTTCTGCCTGTGGCTCACGCGCGAGATCGGCGTGGCGGCGATTCCGCTGTCGGCCTTCTATGGCAACGGCTTCGACCAGCGCGTGGTCCGCTTCTGCTTCGCCAAGAAGGACGAGACGCTGCGGTCGGCACTGGAGCGGCTGGCACGGCTCTGA
- a CDS encoding DUF3309 family protein produces MSLSFILLIILILLLIGALPSWGYSRSWGYWPSGGLGLVVLIVIILVLMGRI; encoded by the coding sequence ATGTCCCTCTCGTTCATTCTGCTGATCATCCTGATACTGCTTCTGATCGGCGCCCTGCCGAGCTGGGGCTACAGCCGGAGCTGGGGCTACTGGCCCAGCGGCGGGCTGGGCCTGGTCGTGCTGATCGTCATCATCCTGGTGCTCATGGGACGGATATGA
- the hrpA gene encoding ATP-dependent RNA helicase HrpA has product MAAIEAHQVVIVCGETGSGKTTQLPKIALALGRGKLNAPPGKGRLIGHTQPRRIAASSVAKRIAEELKTPLGDVVGFKVRFQDRLSRDASVKLMTDGILLAETQTDPLLKAYDTLIIDEAHERSLNIDFLLGYLREILPRRPDLKVIVTSATIDAERFANHFASAKGPAPTVFVSGRTFPVEQRYRPFEESREHDLNDAIADGVDELWRDPHNAGDILVFLPGEREIREAADHLRRHLAHQPLYRNAEVLPLFARLSQAEQDRIFDGHTGRRIVLATNVAETSLTVPGIRYVIDSGTARVKRYSFRSKVEQLLVEPISQAAANQRAGRCGRVANGICIRLYDEKDFEGRPRFTDPEILRSSLAGVILRMKSLRLGDVARFPFLEAPSPRAIADGYQLLNELGAVDDANELTATGAELAKLPLDPRVGRMILEARTRGALEEVLVIASALSVQDVRDRPMDAQQQADQAHAKFDDEKSEFSGYLRLWKWIADARGGHGDTHKLSNRQYEQLLRQNFINIRRVREWRDIHSQLLTVVTEHKWRINNEPAGYEALHMSMLAGLLGNVGWKLEDDEAYLGARGIKFYRHPGAHLKKKPGRWIVAAELVETTRLFGRGIANIEPQWLEQVAGHLLKKQLLDPHWEKKGAQVAALERATLYGLVVYSGRRVDFTRVDPHAAREIFIREALVGGQWESRFPFLAANRKLVREVEGLEHKSRRQDVLVDDELIFAFYDAQLPADVASGITFENWYREASKAQPRLLFLTREELMRHQAAGITTQSFPHTLRLGGVDCAASYLHEPGDARDGLTVTVPLFVLNQVSEERCEWLVTGMLKDKIQALLKSLPQRPRSRLVPLPDTAAKLAAELSAPEVFGSGSLTDALLKRVRDATSLDVKRADFKLDMLAPHLFMNLRVVDEHGRQLGMGRNLGALKAELGAQARGAFQALAGLNVKASADSREAPRGGTPAQGRGAPAAPAAPAAPSLPAGQRYTSWSFGELPELMEVRRGAQSLVGFPALRDEGDAVTIEVFDEPAVAAAKHRAGLRRLFALQLKDALKYLEKNIPELQKMSVAYMPLGTSEELRTQIIDVAIDRAFLQEPLPTDEPAFKRRLEEGRGRLTLIANEVARLAGAILTEYAAAARKIKDTKLQPESVQDAAQQLQRLVGKRFIAEAPWTQLQHFPRYLKAIVLRLDKLRGDPARDAAKLAELRLQEQRYWRLVAERKGVVDERMLEFRWLLEELRVSFFAQELRTPQPVSVKRLDKAWAQLQA; this is encoded by the coding sequence ATGGCCGCCATCGAGGCGCACCAGGTGGTGATCGTCTGCGGCGAGACGGGCTCGGGCAAGACCACCCAGCTGCCGAAGATCGCGCTTGCGCTCGGCCGCGGCAAGCTCAATGCGCCGCCGGGCAAGGGGCGGCTGATCGGCCACACGCAGCCGCGGCGCATCGCGGCGAGTTCGGTGGCCAAGCGCATCGCGGAAGAACTGAAGACGCCGCTCGGCGACGTGGTCGGCTTCAAGGTGCGCTTCCAGGACCGGCTCTCGCGCGATGCCTCGGTCAAGCTCATGACGGACGGCATCCTGCTGGCGGAGACGCAGACCGATCCGCTGCTCAAGGCCTACGACACGCTGATCATCGACGAGGCGCACGAACGCTCGCTGAACATCGACTTCCTGCTCGGCTACCTGCGCGAGATCCTGCCGCGCCGGCCGGACCTGAAGGTGATCGTGACCTCGGCCACGATCGATGCCGAGCGCTTCGCGAACCATTTCGCCTCGGCCAAGGGACCGGCGCCGACGGTGTTCGTCTCGGGCCGCACCTTCCCGGTCGAGCAGCGCTACCGGCCGTTCGAGGAATCGCGCGAGCACGACCTCAACGACGCGATCGCCGACGGCGTCGACGAGCTCTGGCGCGACCCGCACAACGCGGGCGACATCCTGGTCTTCCTGCCCGGCGAGCGCGAGATCCGCGAGGCGGCCGACCACCTGCGCCGGCATCTGGCGCACCAGCCGCTCTACCGCAACGCCGAAGTGCTGCCGCTGTTCGCGCGGCTCTCGCAGGCCGAGCAGGACCGCATCTTCGACGGCCACACCGGCCGCCGCATCGTGCTCGCGACCAACGTGGCCGAGACCTCGCTCACCGTGCCGGGCATCCGCTACGTGATCGACAGCGGCACCGCGCGCGTCAAGCGCTACAGCTTCCGCAGCAAGGTCGAGCAGTTGCTGGTCGAGCCGATCAGCCAGGCCGCGGCCAACCAGCGCGCGGGCCGCTGCGGCCGCGTCGCCAACGGCATCTGCATCCGGCTCTACGACGAGAAGGACTTCGAGGGTCGGCCGCGTTTCACCGACCCCGAGATCCTGCGCTCCTCGCTCGCGGGCGTGATCCTGCGCATGAAGTCGCTGCGGCTCGGCGACGTGGCGCGCTTTCCCTTCCTGGAGGCGCCATCGCCGCGCGCGATCGCCGACGGCTATCAGCTGCTCAACGAACTCGGCGCGGTCGACGACGCCAACGAGCTCACGGCCACCGGCGCCGAGCTCGCCAAGCTGCCGCTCGACCCGCGCGTGGGTCGCATGATCCTGGAGGCCCGCACGCGCGGTGCGCTCGAGGAAGTCCTGGTGATCGCCTCGGCGCTCAGCGTGCAGGACGTGCGCGACCGGCCGATGGACGCGCAGCAGCAGGCCGACCAGGCGCATGCCAAGTTCGACGACGAGAAGAGCGAGTTCAGCGGCTACCTGCGGCTGTGGAAGTGGATCGCCGACGCGCGCGGCGGCCACGGCGACACGCACAAGCTCAGCAACCGCCAGTACGAGCAGCTGCTGCGGCAGAACTTCATCAACATCCGCCGCGTGCGCGAATGGCGCGACATCCATTCGCAGCTGCTCACGGTGGTCACCGAGCACAAATGGCGCATCAACAACGAGCCGGCCGGCTATGAAGCGCTGCACATGTCGATGCTCGCGGGCCTGCTCGGCAACGTCGGCTGGAAGCTCGAAGACGACGAGGCCTACCTCGGCGCGCGCGGCATCAAGTTCTACCGCCACCCGGGCGCGCACCTGAAGAAGAAGCCGGGCCGCTGGATCGTCGCGGCCGAGCTGGTCGAGACCACGCGGCTGTTCGGCCGCGGCATTGCCAACATCGAACCGCAGTGGCTCGAACAGGTGGCCGGCCATCTGCTGAAGAAGCAGCTGCTCGATCCGCACTGGGAAAAGAAGGGCGCGCAGGTCGCGGCGCTGGAGCGCGCCACGCTCTACGGCCTGGTGGTCTACAGCGGACGGCGCGTCGACTTCACGCGCGTCGACCCGCATGCGGCGCGCGAGATCTTCATCCGCGAGGCGCTGGTCGGCGGCCAGTGGGAGAGCCGCTTCCCGTTCCTCGCGGCCAACCGCAAGCTGGTGCGCGAGGTCGAGGGGCTGGAGCACAAATCGCGCCGGCAGGACGTGCTGGTCGACGACGAACTGATCTTCGCCTTCTACGACGCACAGCTGCCGGCCGACGTGGCGAGCGGCATCACCTTCGAGAACTGGTACCGCGAAGCCTCCAAGGCCCAGCCGCGGCTGCTGTTCCTGACGCGCGAGGAGCTGATGCGCCATCAGGCGGCCGGCATCACCACGCAGTCGTTCCCGCACACCTTGCGGCTCGGCGGCGTGGACTGCGCGGCGAGCTACCTGCACGAACCCGGCGACGCGCGGGACGGCCTCACGGTCACGGTGCCGCTGTTCGTGCTGAACCAGGTCAGTGAGGAGCGCTGCGAGTGGCTGGTCACGGGCATGCTGAAGGACAAGATCCAGGCGCTGCTCAAGAGCCTGCCGCAGCGCCCGCGCTCGCGGCTGGTGCCGCTGCCCGACACCGCGGCGAAGCTGGCCGCCGAACTGTCGGCGCCCGAGGTCTTCGGCAGCGGCTCTCTGACCGACGCGCTGCTCAAGCGCGTGCGCGATGCGACCAGCCTCGACGTGAAGCGCGCGGACTTCAAGCTCGACATGCTCGCGCCGCACCTGTTCATGAACCTGCGCGTGGTCGACGAACACGGCCGCCAGCTCGGCATGGGGCGCAACCTGGGCGCGCTCAAGGCCGAGCTCGGCGCGCAGGCGCGCGGCGCGTTCCAGGCGCTGGCGGGCCTCAACGTGAAGGCATCGGCCGATTCACGGGAAGCGCCGCGTGGCGGCACCCCGGCGCAGGGCCGCGGTGCGCCGGCCGCACCGGCGGCCCCCGCAGCGCCCAGCCTGCCCGCGGGCCAGCGCTACACGAGCTGGAGCTTCGGCGAACTGCCGGAGCTGATGGAGGTGCGCCGCGGGGCGCAGTCGCTGGTCGGCTTTCCGGCCCTGCGCGACGAGGGCGACGCCGTCACCATCGAGGTGTTCGACGAGCCCGCGGTCGCCGCCGCGAAGCACCGTGCGGGGCTGCGCCGGCTGTTCGCGCTGCAGCTGAAGGACGCGCTCAAGTACCTGGAGAAGAACATCCCCGAGCTGCAGAAGATGTCGGTGGCCTACATGCCGCTCGGCACCTCGGAGGAGCTGCGCACGCAGATCATCGACGTAGCGATCGACCGCGCCTTCCTGCAGGAGCCGCTGCCCACCGACGAGCCGGCGTTCAAGCGCCGGCTGGAGGAAGGGCGCGGCCGGCTCACGCTGATCGCCAACGAGGTGGCGCGGCTCGCCGGCGCGATCCTCACCGAGTACGCCGCGGCGGCGCGCAAGATCAAGGACACGAAGCTCCAGCCCGAATCGGTGCAGGATGCGGCGCAGCAGCTGCAGCGCCTCGTGGGCAAGCGCTTCATCGCCGAGGCGCCGTGGACGCAGCTGCAGCACTTTCCGCGCTACCTCAAGGCGATCGTGCTGCGGCTCGACAAGCTGCGCGGCGATCCCGCGCGCGATGCGGCCAAGCTGGCCGAGCTGCGTCTGCAGGAGCAGCGCTACTGGCGCCTCGTGGCCGAGCGCAAAGGCGTGGTCGACGAGCGCATGCTCGAGTTCCGCTGGCTGCTCGAGGAGCTGCGCGTGAGCTTCTTCGCACAGGAGCTGCGCACGCCGCAGCCCGTGAGCGTGAAGCGGCTCGACAAGGCCTGGGCCCAGCTGCAGGCCTGA